One part of the Microvirga sp. TS319 genome encodes these proteins:
- a CDS encoding GcrA family cell cycle regulator, with amino-acid sequence MRRHTLIRPLIAGDQGPIIVSETASHAMTMSDAEEPDPRHRAKMLKLGLRQCRYIVSDDLRSAVCCGAPTREGSSWCEWHRKRVFVPTYGKSQRGAQGAEAGPS; translated from the coding sequence GTGAGACGACACACCTTGATACGCCCATTGATTGCCGGGGATCAGGGCCCAATAATTGTCTCAGAAACCGCCTCGCATGCGATGACAATGTCTGATGCCGAAGAGCCCGATCCCCGCCATCGTGCCAAGATGCTCAAGCTAGGATTGCGGCAGTGTCGCTACATCGTCTCGGATGATCTCCGGAGCGCTGTGTGCTGCGGAGCCCCGACGCGAGAGGGCTCGAGCTGGTGCGAGTGGCACCGCAAGCGTGTCTTCGTTCCGACATACGGCAAAAGCCAACGTGGTGCGCAGGGGGCCGAGGCGGGCCCCTCGTGA
- a CDS encoding N-acetyltransferase family protein: MPDEIRFANIEDAAAVALLVRDMDRHYRPGEELRPEADYRRIMEEAIASHEGTRFVLARDARGQNVGLACVAILRPGRDLRSLLYLKDLYVVEEARGAGIGTRIIRFLAAFAVRNGIGRMDFTTDHGNVPAQRLYDALGGVVKHKVHYTLSTEVLGALAAECLAS; encoded by the coding sequence ATGCCTGATGAGATCCGGTTCGCGAACATCGAAGATGCCGCCGCCGTGGCGTTGCTGGTGCGGGACATGGATCGTCATTACCGTCCCGGCGAGGAGCTCCGACCCGAGGCCGATTATCGCCGGATCATGGAAGAGGCGATTGCCAGCCATGAAGGCACGCGTTTCGTCCTCGCGCGGGATGCAAGAGGGCAGAATGTCGGCCTCGCATGTGTGGCGATCCTGCGGCCCGGTCGGGACCTGCGGAGCCTGCTGTACCTGAAGGACCTCTATGTGGTCGAGGAAGCCCGGGGAGCCGGCATAGGGACCCGCATCATCCGCTTCCTTGCAGCCTTTGCGGTCAGGAACGGGATCGGACGGATGGACTTCACGACGGATCACGGCAATGTCCCGGCACAGCGACTCTACGATGCGCTTGGAGGTGTGGTGAAGCACAAGGTGCACTACACCCTGTCAACAGAGGTGTTGGGGGCACTGGCCGCCGAATGCTTGGCCTCCTGA
- a CDS encoding polysaccharide deacetylase: protein MSTDPTPRPANPAPPAPQFPWPDGKRCALFPGFDVDAESVWLGMDRSNADRLVTMSYGGYEARVGIPKLLELLARYEVKATFFITGWTAEAHPAACEAILKGGHEIGHHGYWHLRPEPGDLAAMVEEVDRGFDALKRVLGVKPTGYRAPSGESFTELLALLRDRGIRYSSSWRDDIRPYRHVLPTGPGPIEIPVNYSFDDWNFGITHRMSPRALFGREEVLSIWRDEFDQTREWGGVATMIMHPQVSGRPMRYRILEEFLQYVRRYDDVWWTTGREIADHFEACERAAR, encoded by the coding sequence ATGTCGACTGACCCCACACCACGCCCGGCCAATCCGGCTCCGCCGGCTCCTCAATTCCCGTGGCCTGACGGCAAAAGATGCGCCCTGTTTCCTGGCTTCGACGTTGACGCCGAGTCCGTCTGGCTCGGCATGGACCGCAGCAATGCGGACCGCCTCGTCACCATGTCCTATGGGGGGTACGAGGCCCGTGTCGGCATTCCGAAGCTGCTCGAGCTCCTGGCTCGCTACGAGGTCAAGGCGACGTTCTTCATCACCGGATGGACCGCTGAGGCGCATCCGGCAGCCTGCGAGGCCATCCTCAAGGGCGGCCATGAGATCGGTCACCACGGCTACTGGCACCTGCGGCCCGAGCCGGGTGATCTTGCCGCGATGGTGGAAGAGGTGGATCGCGGTTTCGATGCGCTCAAGCGCGTCCTTGGCGTGAAACCCACCGGCTACCGCGCGCCATCCGGCGAGAGCTTCACGGAACTTCTCGCGCTGCTGCGGGATCGCGGCATCCGCTATTCGAGCTCCTGGCGCGACGATATCCGGCCCTATCGTCATGTCCTGCCGACGGGTCCCGGTCCCATCGAGATTCCCGTAAACTACAGTTTCGATGACTGGAATTTCGGCATCACGCACCGCATGAGTCCGCGTGCGCTGTTCGGGCGTGAGGAAGTGCTGTCGATCTGGCGCGATGAGTTCGACCAGACGCGGGAATGGGGCGGTGTCGCCACTATGATCATGCATCCGCAAGTATCCGGCCGTCCCATGCGCTACAGGATCCTCGAGGAATTCCTGCAATATGTCCGTCGATACGACGACGTGTGGTGGACGACGGGTCGCGAGATCGCCGATCATTTCGAGGCATGCGAGCGCGCAGCACGATAG
- a CDS encoding LysR substrate-binding domain-containing protein yields MAALAQHGTVSAASEVLHLTQSAVSKQLKSIETLVGIPLFDRTSQGLTPTEAGVIYIEQARIALGALETAAVRVAALRRAQPAILVHVLPIIGDRWFIPRFSRFAERHPEIEVEFTTYAAADTVEEADAVFRFGDGNWPGWKADYLLGRDVILVGAPQFIDRGGGLSSIEDIRRFPVLEHRQTPLRWNDFAQASDLHDFAPVRITRFAYYSLVIRAAIGGQGLALVPRSLISDEIESGQLVNPLGLGFQSRNCYWLTTPATKPVSGGLMTLREWLLREARQTESMEIAIAQDAGS; encoded by the coding sequence GTGGCGGCGCTCGCCCAACATGGAACCGTGTCGGCGGCCTCCGAGGTGCTTCATCTGACCCAAAGTGCCGTGAGCAAGCAGCTCAAGAGCATCGAAACATTGGTGGGGATACCCCTCTTCGATCGAACCAGCCAAGGTTTGACGCCCACCGAGGCCGGGGTGATCTACATCGAACAGGCCCGTATCGCCCTTGGCGCGCTGGAGACAGCAGCGGTCCGTGTGGCCGCCCTGCGCCGGGCCCAACCCGCAATCCTTGTGCATGTGCTGCCCATTATCGGCGATCGCTGGTTCATCCCCCGGTTCTCGCGCTTTGCCGAACGGCATCCGGAGATCGAGGTCGAGTTCACGACCTATGCGGCAGCCGATACCGTGGAAGAGGCGGACGCGGTCTTCCGTTTTGGCGACGGCAATTGGCCGGGCTGGAAAGCCGACTATCTCCTCGGTCGGGATGTCATCCTGGTCGGGGCGCCCCAATTCATCGACAGAGGGGGCGGACTCAGTTCCATCGAGGATATCCGCCGCTTCCCGGTGTTGGAACATCGGCAGACGCCCTTGCGCTGGAACGACTTCGCGCAGGCCTCCGACCTCCACGATTTTGCGCCTGTACGCATTACGCGGTTCGCCTACTATTCCCTTGTGATCCGTGCGGCGATCGGCGGGCAAGGCCTTGCCTTGGTGCCGCGCAGCCTCATCTCTGACGAGATCGAAAGCGGCCAGTTGGTCAATCCGCTCGGTCTCGGATTCCAGAGTCGAAATTGCTACTGGCTGACTACGCCGGCAACCAAGCCCGTCAGTGGCGGCCTCATGACCCTGCGCGAATGGCTCCTCCGGGAGGCTCGACAAACGGAATCCATGGAGATCGCGATCGCACAGGATGCCGGCTCTTGA
- the argH gene encoding argininosuccinate lyase, whose amino-acid sequence MTETVRLWGARFRTPPSAALMRLSRAPQNYFRLVPEDLRSSIAHASELVRSGILTQDEGDKISKALTAIGNDYAAGTVAPSHGDEDVHTFLERVLVERLGVVGGKLRAGRSRNDQAANDLKLHLRGVAKQIAGDLLSLQDALIAQASEHQNTLAPGFTHLQPAQPVTFAHQLLAHAQGFSRDIERLQDWHRRSSRSPLGAAALAGSAIALHPELSARELGYDAPCENSIDAVGSRDHVAEFLFVCAMIGVNLSRLAEEVFLWSSRQFRWVVLDDGYATGSSIMPQKKNADIAELARGRAARLISGLNGMLVALKGLPFAYNRDLSEDKWAAFEAIDTLGLVLPAMAGMIETMQVDAARLKAQSTEGFTLATEVADWLARNGVPFSEAHEITGALVRYCEEKGLELSDLTPADLGAVDARLGEEMLGHLTPEAAVAARAGYGGTAPARVAEQIGRLKENVSRQRDWAKA is encoded by the coding sequence ATGACAGAGACCGTCAGACTTTGGGGCGCGCGATTCCGGACGCCGCCGTCTGCGGCGCTGATGCGCCTCTCCCGCGCTCCACAGAATTACTTTCGCCTCGTTCCCGAAGACCTGCGCTCCTCCATCGCCCACGCGAGCGAACTGGTCCGTTCCGGAATTCTCACCCAAGACGAGGGCGACAAGATCAGCAAAGCGCTGACGGCCATCGGCAACGACTACGCCGCCGGAACGGTCGCGCCATCGCATGGGGACGAGGACGTCCATACCTTCCTCGAGCGCGTGCTCGTCGAGCGCCTCGGCGTCGTGGGCGGCAAACTGCGTGCCGGGCGTTCGCGCAACGACCAGGCGGCAAACGATCTCAAGCTTCACCTGCGGGGAGTTGCGAAGCAGATCGCCGGCGACCTCCTTTCGCTTCAGGATGCCCTGATTGCGCAGGCGAGCGAACATCAGAATACGCTCGCGCCGGGCTTCACGCATCTTCAGCCGGCCCAGCCGGTCACCTTCGCGCATCAGCTCCTTGCCCACGCGCAAGGATTCTCGCGCGATATCGAACGCCTTCAAGACTGGCATCGCCGTTCTTCCCGTTCGCCCTTGGGTGCAGCCGCCCTGGCGGGCTCCGCAATCGCACTTCATCCCGAGCTGTCGGCAAGGGAACTCGGCTACGATGCGCCGTGTGAGAACTCCATCGACGCGGTCGGCAGTCGCGATCATGTGGCGGAGTTCCTGTTCGTCTGCGCGATGATCGGGGTCAATCTCTCGCGCTTGGCAGAAGAGGTGTTTCTCTGGTCGTCACGCCAGTTCCGCTGGGTCGTGCTCGATGACGGCTATGCTACGGGCTCCTCGATCATGCCGCAGAAGAAGAATGCGGATATCGCCGAACTCGCCCGTGGCCGCGCGGCACGCCTGATCAGTGGCCTCAACGGCATGCTGGTGGCGCTGAAGGGATTGCCCTTCGCCTACAATCGCGATCTCTCCGAAGACAAATGGGCCGCCTTCGAGGCCATCGACACCTTGGGACTGGTATTGCCCGCCATGGCGGGCATGATCGAAACGATGCAGGTCGATGCCGCTCGTCTCAAGGCGCAATCGACCGAAGGCTTCACGCTGGCGACGGAGGTGGCCGACTGGCTTGCCCGCAACGGCGTGCCCTTCAGCGAGGCACATGAGATCACGGGCGCACTGGTCCGTTACTGCGAGGAAAAGGGTCTTGAGCTCTCCGACCTCACGCCTGCCGACCTCGGTGCCGTGGACGCGCGACTGGGCGAAGAGATGCTCGGTCATCTGACGCCCGAAGCGGCCGTCGCCGCACGGGCAGGATATGGCGGAACCGCACCGGCACGCGTGGCCGAGCAGATCGGACGTTTGAAGGAGAATGTCTCGCGCCAGCGTGACTGGGCAAAGGCTTGA
- a CDS encoding ABC transporter substrate-binding protein, with protein MNTRNTLVRTLRNAALGTALFALLPAAAMAQDAALPEKIKAAKALVVGIEATYPPMAYKDPKTNQRVGVNVDLVESIAKELGVSVKWEEMTFEQLMTSLTTGRIDMIGTAISDLPSRREKLTFVDYLVTGAQPFTTVTKKDAIKSETDLCGKTVGAPRTTNYFPVAQAWSEKNCVGAGKPAATVNGTAGATATRLDLKQGRLDAAVLGPEYVAYLMADEPNTYALAGEPLIKTLFGFAFDKKDTALRDAVATALRATIKNGSYQQALQKFGLERQAVTEVTIDAGT; from the coding sequence ATGAATACGCGCAACACGCTTGTCAGGACCCTCCGCAACGCCGCGCTTGGAACGGCTCTTTTCGCGCTACTGCCCGCCGCCGCAATGGCGCAGGACGCGGCCCTGCCGGAGAAGATCAAGGCTGCCAAGGCCCTTGTGGTCGGCATCGAGGCCACCTATCCGCCGATGGCGTACAAGGATCCGAAAACCAACCAGCGGGTCGGTGTCAATGTCGACCTCGTCGAGAGCATCGCGAAGGAACTCGGGGTCTCGGTCAAGTGGGAGGAGATGACCTTCGAACAGCTCATGACGTCCCTCACTACCGGTCGCATCGACATGATCGGCACCGCGATCAGCGATCTCCCGTCGCGCCGTGAGAAATTGACATTCGTCGATTATCTCGTCACGGGAGCGCAGCCCTTCACGACGGTCACGAAGAAGGATGCGATCAAATCTGAAACCGACCTGTGCGGAAAAACCGTGGGTGCGCCGCGCACCACGAACTACTTCCCGGTCGCCCAGGCGTGGAGCGAGAAGAACTGCGTCGGTGCCGGCAAGCCCGCCGCGACCGTCAATGGCACGGCTGGGGCCACGGCTACGAGGCTCGATCTCAAGCAGGGCCGCCTCGATGCGGCGGTGCTCGGCCCGGAGTACGTTGCCTACCTGATGGCCGACGAACCCAACACCTATGCCCTGGCGGGCGAGCCGCTGATCAAGACGCTCTTCGGCTTTGCCTTCGACAAGAAGGATACCGCCTTGCGGGATGCGGTCGCGACGGCTTTGAGGGCCACGATCAAGAATGGCAGCTACCAACAGGCACTGCAGAAGTTCGGCCTCGAACGTCAGGCCGTGACCGAAGTGACGATCGACGCCGGTACCTGA
- a CDS encoding NAD(P)H-quinone oxidoreductase, producing MRAVILPHTGGPESLVLAEVPDPHPSSGEVVIDVHATALNFADLLQRKGTYGTPASLPGILGIECSGTIHAIGQNVQGWKVGDEVCALVSGGAYAERVAVPATQLLKRPHNVDIIAAAALPEAACTVWSNIIDISGLAAGEVVLVHGGAGGIGTFAIQAGRAMGARVFATAGDSDKMQRCVDLGAERAISYRDEDFVTIVRDETAQHGADVILDNMGAAYLSRNIDALAPDGRIAIIGLQSGRDAQIPLGRMMAKRGSLFTTSLRDRPLAAKARIVEGVRRDLWPHVESGRILPTVDRIFPLDEMAAAHRYMEAGRHVGKIVVSVKES from the coding sequence ATGCGCGCTGTCATTCTGCCCCACACCGGAGGGCCGGAGTCCTTGGTCCTGGCTGAGGTTCCCGACCCGCATCCCTCATCCGGCGAGGTGGTCATCGACGTTCACGCGACCGCGCTGAACTTCGCCGATCTCTTGCAGCGGAAGGGGACCTACGGCACACCGGCGAGCCTGCCCGGCATCCTCGGCATCGAATGCTCTGGGACGATCCACGCCATTGGCCAGAACGTGCAAGGCTGGAAAGTCGGCGATGAGGTCTGCGCATTGGTTTCCGGAGGAGCCTATGCCGAGAGGGTGGCGGTTCCCGCCACCCAACTCCTCAAGCGACCCCATAATGTCGACATCATCGCAGCGGCTGCGCTGCCAGAGGCCGCTTGTACGGTGTGGTCCAACATCATCGACATTTCCGGACTCGCAGCCGGGGAAGTCGTCCTCGTTCATGGCGGAGCCGGAGGGATCGGCACCTTCGCCATCCAGGCCGGGCGCGCCATGGGAGCGCGGGTCTTCGCCACCGCCGGCGATAGCGACAAGATGCAACGTTGCGTAGATCTGGGTGCCGAGCGGGCCATCTCCTATCGCGACGAGGACTTCGTCACGATCGTCAGGGACGAAACGGCCCAGCACGGCGCCGATGTCATTCTGGACAACATGGGCGCCGCCTATCTGTCCCGAAATATCGACGCACTTGCCCCGGATGGACGGATTGCGATCATCGGCCTCCAGAGTGGGCGCGACGCACAGATCCCCCTCGGCCGCATGATGGCCAAGCGTGGCTCACTCTTCACGACGTCGCTCCGGGACCGCCCCCTGGCAGCCAAGGCTCGGATCGTGGAGGGCGTCAGGCGGGATCTGTGGCCGCACGTGGAGAGTGGGCGTATCCTGCCGACCGTCGACAGGATCTTCCCCTTGGACGAGATGGCCGCAGCGCATCGGTACATGGAAGCTGGGCGGCATGTCGGCAAGATCGTCGTGAGTGTCAAAGAGAGCTAG
- a CDS encoding amino acid ABC transporter permease, with product MTDTVYQISHLTLVPKRHYGRMIAAVLVLTVLAVVIHAFAVGQIEWNYVAEFLTVPVIMEGLVNTIVMAILAMVVGIVLGIVFAIMRLSDNPVLSMTALGYVWLFRAIPALLQLLLWFNLALVFPTIGIPGLFSVNTVDVMTPFVAALLGLGIQQGAFTAEVVRAGLLSVDRGQYEAAQTIGMTRLQMLRRIVMPQAMRVIVPPVGNEFIGMVKLTSLASVIQYAEILHSAQNIYYANSRVIELLIVAAIWYLVVVTILSLIQGRIEKYFSRGVAATGNTK from the coding sequence ATGACCGATACGGTCTATCAAATCAGTCACCTTACGCTTGTCCCGAAACGCCACTACGGACGCATGATTGCCGCCGTGCTCGTCCTGACGGTCCTTGCCGTCGTCATCCATGCCTTCGCCGTCGGTCAGATCGAGTGGAATTACGTCGCGGAGTTCCTGACCGTTCCGGTCATCATGGAAGGGCTCGTGAACACCATCGTCATGGCGATCCTCGCCATGGTCGTCGGTATCGTGCTTGGCATCGTCTTCGCGATCATGCGCCTATCTGACAACCCGGTCCTCTCCATGACGGCATTGGGCTACGTCTGGCTCTTCCGTGCCATTCCGGCCCTGCTGCAATTGCTCTTATGGTTCAACCTCGCCCTGGTCTTCCCGACCATCGGGATCCCCGGCCTGTTCTCGGTCAACACCGTCGATGTGATGACACCCTTCGTCGCGGCGCTCCTCGGTTTGGGCATCCAGCAGGGCGCCTTCACGGCCGAGGTCGTGCGCGCCGGCCTGCTCTCCGTCGACCGTGGCCAATACGAGGCGGCGCAGACCATCGGCATGACGCGGTTGCAAATGCTGCGCCGGATCGTCATGCCCCAAGCGATGCGGGTCATCGTGCCGCCGGTCGGCAACGAGTTCATCGGCATGGTCAAGCTGACATCGCTGGCCAGCGTCATCCAGTACGCTGAGATCCTCCACAGCGCGCAGAACATCTACTACGCCAACTCGCGGGTCATCGAACTCCTGATCGTTGCCGCGATCTGGTACCTCGTCGTGGTCACCATCCTCAGCCTGATCCAGGGCCGTATCGAGAAGTACTTCTCGAGGGGCGTGGCTGCGACCGGAAACACGAAATAG
- a CDS encoding amino acid ABC transporter ATP-binding protein, translating into MDTQSLSADAPLVVAADVRKQFGSLEVLKGINVKVPKGEVLCIIGPSGSGKSTFLRCINQLERINGGAIWVGGELVGFRREGDTLHELDDAQIARQRRTIGMVFQRFNLFPHLTVTENIIEGPVQVLKESKTEAKDRAHALLERVGLIDKRDVYPVHLSGGQQQRVAIARALAMRPQLLLFDEPTSALDPELVGEVLNVMRDLAHSGMTMIVVTHELGFAREVSHRTAFMDQGQLVEIGDSRSVLASPQQARTREFISAVHK; encoded by the coding sequence ATGGATACGCAGAGTCTTTCCGCCGATGCTCCACTCGTGGTGGCCGCCGATGTCCGCAAGCAATTCGGCTCCCTCGAGGTCCTGAAAGGGATCAACGTAAAGGTGCCGAAGGGTGAGGTGCTGTGCATCATCGGTCCCTCCGGCTCCGGCAAGAGCACCTTCCTGCGCTGCATCAACCAGCTCGAGCGCATCAACGGCGGTGCGATCTGGGTCGGCGGCGAGCTGGTCGGATTCCGGCGTGAAGGCGACACCCTTCACGAACTCGATGACGCACAGATCGCACGTCAGAGACGCACCATCGGGATGGTCTTCCAGCGTTTCAACCTGTTTCCGCATCTTACCGTGACCGAGAACATCATCGAGGGTCCCGTGCAGGTGCTGAAGGAAAGCAAGACCGAGGCGAAGGACCGCGCCCACGCATTGCTGGAACGCGTGGGCCTGATCGACAAGCGTGATGTCTATCCCGTCCATCTCTCGGGCGGGCAGCAGCAGCGCGTCGCGATCGCCCGGGCCCTTGCCATGCGCCCCCAGCTCCTGCTCTTCGACGAGCCGACCTCGGCGCTGGACCCCGAGCTCGTCGGCGAGGTCCTGAACGTGATGAGAGACCTGGCGCATTCCGGGATGACGATGATCGTCGTGACCCACGAGCTGGGTTTTGCCCGCGAGGTCAGCCACCGCACAGCCTTTATGGATCAAGGGCAACTCGTCGAGATCGGGGACTCGCGCTCCGTCCTCGCGAGTCCGCAACAGGCACGCACCCGCGAGTTCATCTCGGCCGTGCATAAATGA
- a CDS encoding ABC transporter substrate-binding protein: MKSTTILFSFAALLVAGGVAMAQQLPERIAAKKTLVVANVPNYPPLEFKDPKTGTLTGLDIDLGNALAKKLGIEIKWEEISFEQMVSALTTGRADMILSGMSDLPGRRDTLDFVDYLESGAQFYTTNDRKDQYKTLTDLCGKTVGASRRTSFPNEMETWSKTACEGAGKPPLKIVGTEGSADARTQLRQKRLDAAVQGSETLPYLLNLEPNTYAIIGEPFTSVYQGMAFAKKDTQLRDAVAKAFGEMIKDGTYAEVLKKWELPSAKVEKVMINGEAVKTQ, encoded by the coding sequence ATGAAATCAACGACGATCCTCTTCTCATTTGCCGCCCTGCTGGTGGCGGGCGGTGTCGCCATGGCGCAGCAATTGCCCGAGCGAATTGCCGCCAAGAAGACACTGGTGGTCGCGAACGTGCCGAACTACCCGCCTCTCGAGTTCAAGGACCCGAAGACGGGAACGCTCACCGGTCTGGACATCGATCTCGGCAATGCGCTCGCGAAGAAACTCGGCATTGAGATCAAGTGGGAGGAGATCAGTTTCGAGCAGATGGTCAGCGCCCTGACGACCGGCCGTGCCGACATGATCCTTTCGGGCATGAGCGATCTTCCGGGCCGCCGGGATACGCTCGACTTCGTCGACTACCTGGAGTCGGGTGCGCAGTTCTACACGACGAACGACCGCAAGGATCAATACAAGACCCTGACCGACCTGTGTGGCAAGACCGTCGGCGCAAGCCGTCGCACGTCATTCCCGAACGAAATGGAGACCTGGAGCAAGACGGCATGCGAAGGTGCCGGCAAGCCGCCCCTGAAGATCGTCGGGACGGAAGGCTCCGCGGACGCGCGGACACAGCTTCGTCAGAAGCGTCTCGATGCCGCGGTCCAGGGGTCCGAGACCCTGCCGTACCTGTTGAACCTGGAGCCGAACACCTACGCCATCATCGGTGAGCCCTTCACATCGGTTTATCAGGGTATGGCCTTCGCCAAGAAGGATACGCAGCTTCGTGACGCGGTCGCCAAGGCCTTCGGTGAGATGATCAAGGACGGCACCTATGCGGAAGTGCTCAAGAAGTGGGAACTGCCTTCCGCCAAGGTCGAGAAAGTCATGATCAACGGCGAGGCCGTCAAAACCCAGTAG